A DNA window from Janibacter sp. A1S7 contains the following coding sequences:
- a CDS encoding NADPH-dependent FMN reductase, with product MKIAIILGSTRPGRFGEQVAHWVLEQTKDRDDAEYELVDLADYDLDLLGEPVVPGAAKRQYENPKTVRWGKKIDEFDGFVFVTPEYNHGVPAALKNAFDVLFPEWVHKGAALVSYGADSGVRAVEQWRTILANPQMHVARAQVSFSTMLETTEAKDGSLVFAPAERRAKELRNLLAQLRKLTEATASLRP from the coding sequence GTGAAGATCGCCATCATCCTCGGCAGCACCCGCCCCGGCCGGTTCGGGGAACAGGTCGCCCACTGGGTCCTCGAGCAGACGAAGGACCGCGACGACGCCGAGTACGAGCTCGTCGACCTTGCGGACTACGACCTCGATCTCCTGGGCGAGCCCGTCGTTCCGGGCGCGGCCAAGCGGCAGTACGAAAATCCCAAGACCGTGCGCTGGGGGAAGAAGATCGACGAGTTCGATGGCTTCGTCTTCGTCACCCCGGAGTACAACCACGGCGTGCCGGCTGCCCTGAAGAACGCCTTCGACGTGCTCTTCCCGGAGTGGGTCCACAAGGGAGCCGCCCTCGTCTCCTACGGCGCCGACAGTGGTGTGCGAGCGGTCGAGCAGTGGCGCACCATTCTCGCGAACCCGCAGATGCACGTCGCCCGCGCACAGGTCTCCTTCTCGACCATGCTCGAGACGACGGAGGCGAAGGACGGCAGTCTGGTCTTCGCCCCGGCCGAGCGTCGCGCCAAGGAGCTGCGCAACCTGCTTGCACAGCTGAGGAAGCTCACCGAGGCGACCGCCTCCCTTCGCCCCTGA
- the recR gene encoding recombination mediator RecR, whose protein sequence is MYEGVVQDLIDELGRLPGVGPKSAQRIAFHLLQADPQDVQRLVRTLSEVKDKVSFCETCGNVAQGPQCRICADTRRDPSAICVVEEPKDVIAIERTREFRGRYHVLGGAISPMDGVGPDDLRFTELMSRLSDGSVTEVIIATDPNLEGEATASYTARLLSPFGIKVTRLASGLPVGGDLEYADEVTLGRAFEGRKLLDA, encoded by the coding sequence GTGTATGAAGGTGTGGTCCAGGACCTGATCGACGAGCTCGGCCGACTGCCCGGGGTCGGCCCCAAGAGTGCCCAGAGGATCGCCTTCCACCTGCTGCAGGCCGACCCGCAGGACGTCCAACGTCTCGTCCGGACCCTCAGCGAGGTCAAGGACAAGGTCTCCTTCTGCGAGACGTGCGGGAACGTCGCCCAGGGACCGCAGTGCCGCATCTGTGCCGACACCCGCCGGGACCCCAGCGCCATCTGCGTCGTCGAGGAGCCCAAGGACGTCATCGCGATCGAGCGCACCCGGGAGTTCCGCGGCCGCTACCACGTCCTCGGTGGGGCGATCTCCCCGATGGACGGTGTCGGGCCGGACGACCTGCGGTTCACCGAGCTGATGTCGCGGCTGTCGGACGGCAGTGTCACCGAGGTGATCATCGCGACCGACCCGAACCTCGAGGGGGAGGCCACCGCGTCCTACACGGCCCGGTTGCTCTCCCCGTTCGGGATCAAGGTCACCCGTCTGGCCTCCGGGCTGCCCGTGGGCGGGGACCTCGAGTACGCCGACGAGGTGACCCTCGGTCGCGCGTTCGAAGGGAGGAAGTTGCTCGATGCCTGA
- a CDS encoding DNA polymerase III subunit gamma and tau — MSTALYRRYRPETFADVIGQEHVTEPLMQALRSGRVNHAYLFSGPRGCGKTTSARILARCLNCEQGPTPTPCGECDPCVALARGGAGSVDVIEIDAASHGGVDDARDLRERASFGPAQSRYKIYIIDEAHMVTPQGFNALLKIVEEPPEHVKFVFATTEPEKVIGTIRSRTHHYPFRLVPPARLQDYMEQLCAAEGVSLEPGVLSFVVRAGGGSVRDSLSVLDQLISGSDERGLTYEGAAALLGFTDDELLDRAVTAFGAGDAGGVFTVIDSVIETGLDPRRFVEDLLERFRDLIVIAAAPEGAAAILRALPGDQVERMRQQAGVFGPASLSRAADIINAGLTEMTGATSPRVQLEIIAARVLLPAAAGESGYAARLDRLERRLDVGGVPTGEGGGAPSPGTAAQRPAPAPQQVMPGQRAAPAAPVHEPASHEPAGQAAERTRPAAETEPSTSASAPARGERAVALPDQAYGAPTAAEADRGPAPEPSRRTAPSAQAPAAASPQPEQPAAEATPAGSSSHIDVEALRRAWPDVLGRIYQMRRATWTFLSEHAQVLSYDGQRLVLGIATTGLANAFRNGSHAEVVRQALIDALGVDARVEGVPHYEQSGQPPAGGGGQATYSPPPQAVPVPPATGDGGAPGTGGASRASSTGGDVGVPDPAGGPSGSDWGSAPAADSSAPSWATVDRTDAAGAGEQAAEPPSPSVPEPQPPREPDDASVSDDDEDIVDAGAAGPAVIERILGGTVIREE; from the coding sequence GTGAGCACCGCCCTGTACCGCCGTTACCGGCCAGAGACCTTCGCCGACGTGATCGGCCAGGAGCACGTCACCGAGCCGCTGATGCAGGCTCTGCGCTCCGGGCGGGTCAACCACGCGTACCTCTTCTCCGGGCCGCGGGGCTGCGGCAAGACCACGAGCGCGCGCATCCTCGCCCGCTGCCTCAACTGCGAGCAGGGACCGACCCCCACGCCGTGCGGGGAGTGCGACCCATGCGTGGCGCTGGCCCGCGGCGGCGCCGGCTCGGTCGACGTCATCGAGATCGACGCGGCCAGCCACGGTGGTGTCGACGACGCCCGTGACCTGCGCGAGCGGGCCTCCTTCGGCCCGGCGCAGAGCCGCTACAAGATCTACATCATCGACGAGGCGCACATGGTGACGCCACAAGGCTTCAACGCCCTGCTGAAGATCGTCGAGGAGCCGCCGGAGCACGTGAAGTTCGTCTTCGCGACGACCGAGCCGGAGAAGGTCATCGGCACGATCCGCTCACGCACCCACCACTACCCCTTCCGACTCGTCCCGCCGGCTCGACTGCAGGACTACATGGAGCAGCTCTGCGCCGCCGAGGGCGTGTCCCTGGAGCCGGGTGTGCTCTCCTTCGTCGTGCGGGCCGGCGGTGGCTCGGTCCGGGACTCCCTGTCCGTCCTCGACCAGCTCATCTCCGGCAGCGACGAGCGGGGTCTGACCTACGAGGGAGCCGCCGCGCTCCTCGGGTTCACCGACGACGAGTTGCTCGACCGGGCGGTCACCGCCTTCGGTGCCGGTGACGCCGGAGGCGTCTTCACCGTCATCGACTCGGTCATCGAGACCGGTCTGGACCCGCGACGCTTCGTCGAGGACCTGCTCGAGCGCTTCCGCGACCTCATCGTCATCGCGGCCGCGCCCGAGGGTGCGGCGGCGATCCTGCGTGCCCTGCCCGGTGACCAGGTCGAGCGCATGCGTCAGCAGGCCGGCGTCTTCGGCCCCGCGTCACTCTCCCGCGCGGCCGACATCATCAACGCCGGCCTGACCGAGATGACCGGGGCCACCTCGCCACGGGTCCAGCTGGAGATCATCGCGGCGCGGGTGCTCCTCCCGGCCGCGGCCGGGGAGTCCGGCTATGCGGCCCGCCTGGACCGCCTGGAGCGTCGCCTCGACGTCGGGGGAGTGCCCACCGGCGAAGGGGGCGGAGCCCCGAGTCCTGGCACTGCGGCCCAGCGTCCCGCGCCGGCCCCGCAGCAGGTAATGCCCGGGCAGCGGGCCGCACCTGCGGCGCCGGTGCACGAACCCGCCTCGCACGAGCCCGCTGGGCAGGCTGCCGAGCGGACGCGGCCCGCAGCCGAGACCGAGCCGTCGACGTCTGCATCTGCTCCGGCCCGGGGCGAGCGAGCCGTAGCCCTGCCGGACCAGGCGTACGGGGCCCCAACCGCGGCCGAAGCTGACCGTGGGCCGGCCCCCGAACCATCCCGGCGGACGGCCCCATCGGCGCAGGCGCCGGCAGCCGCGTCACCTCAGCCGGAGCAGCCCGCGGCCGAGGCGACGCCTGCTGGATCGAGCAGCCACATCGACGTCGAGGCGTTGCGTCGGGCCTGGCCGGACGTCCTCGGACGGATCTACCAGATGCGCCGGGCCACGTGGACCTTCCTGTCCGAGCACGCACAGGTGCTTTCCTACGACGGGCAGCGGCTCGTCCTCGGGATCGCGACGACCGGGCTGGCCAACGCCTTCCGCAACGGCTCCCACGCCGAGGTGGTCCGTCAGGCCCTGATCGACGCCCTCGGTGTCGATGCCCGAGTCGAGGGGGTGCCCCACTACGAGCAGAGTGGCCAGCCGCCGGCCGGCGGAGGAGGGCAGGCGACGTACTCGCCACCGCCGCAGGCCGTGCCCGTGCCCCCGGCCACCGGCGACGGGGGCGCCCCCGGGACGGGCGGTGCCTCACGGGCCTCCTCCACGGGGGGTGACGTGGGTGTCCCTGACCCGGCAGGAGGCCCCTCCGGCTCGGACTGGGGATCGGCTCCAGCAGCCGACTCGTCCGCTCCCTCGTGGGCCACGGTCGACAGGACGGACGCGGCAGGCGCGGGCGAGCAGGCGGCCGAACCCCCTTCGCCGTCCGTCCCCGAGCCGCAGCCACCCCGTGAGCCCGACGACGCGTCGGTCAGCGACGACGACGAGGACATCGTCGACGCCGGCGCCGCCGGCCCGGCCGTGATCGAGCGGATCCTCGGGGGAACGGTCATCCGTGAGGAGTGA
- a CDS encoding DUF5063 domain-containing protein, translating to MPDETTLLADECAAEASAWLATVAEIASGAAPESAIPLLLLTTSQIQLVGARLGAINDVVLEQRFEDDAGPDTDLDPLRTGLAQLLCEVDEYGDVADPVTSPEPTAGSLSNDLAIIAGALTHGLAHHEAGRTTEALWWWQYSYLADWGDRAAMAVRVLQTLLGHLRLDADDDVVGEAEFDALHS from the coding sequence ATGCCTGACGAGACCACGCTGCTCGCGGACGAGTGCGCCGCGGAGGCCAGCGCCTGGCTGGCCACGGTTGCCGAGATCGCTTCGGGAGCCGCACCCGAGAGCGCCATCCCGCTCCTGCTGCTCACGACGAGCCAGATCCAGCTCGTCGGTGCCCGGTTGGGGGCCATCAACGACGTCGTCCTCGAGCAGCGTTTCGAGGACGACGCGGGCCCCGACACCGACCTCGACCCGTTGCGTACCGGACTGGCGCAACTGCTGTGCGAGGTCGACGAGTACGGCGACGTGGCCGACCCGGTCACCTCACCCGAGCCGACGGCCGGCTCGTTGAGCAACGATCTGGCGATCATCGCCGGTGCCCTGACGCACGGCCTGGCCCACCACGAGGCCGGGCGGACGACCGAGGCGCTGTGGTGGTGGCAGTACAGCTACCTGGCCGACTGGGGCGACCGCGCGGCGATGGCCGTGCGCGTGCTGCAGACACTGCTCGGGCACCTGCGGTTGGATGCCGACGACGACGTCGTCGGTGAGGCCGAGTTCGACGCGCTGCATTCCTGA